The stretch of DNA AATGCCCGCGCCGGTCAGGGCGATCGTCTTGCGGGACGTGCGAATGGCCTGGGCCGCGCGTTCAATCCGCTCCTGCATAGTCGTGTCCTCCGCCGGGCCGGATTCGTCATGCGGGCCGGCCGCCATGCTGATCTGCTCATGTCCTGAGTCTTTCGTCAAGGAATTTTTGTACGACCGCCACAAAAGCCTCGGGCTGGTCCAGGAAGACGTGATGGCCGGCGCCGGGGATGTCTGCCACAGCGGCGTCCGGGCAGCCGGCACGCAGCTCAGCCAGGCCGCGGGCCGACAGCGTGGTGCTGTTCTGGCCGCGGACAAACAGGCATGGACAGCCGAGTTCGGACAAGCGCGGGCCGAGATCGACGGGCGCCCTACGCAGTGCCGCCCGGTCGCTCTTCAGCCTGAGCCGCCCGTCCGGCGCGGGACGGACGCTGTGCCTGGCAATCGCCCGGAACAGCTCGGGCTGGGGGCGGCTGTCGGTCGGCAGCAGGCGAAACCGCCTCAGCAACTCGTCTTCGTCCCGGTAGCTCGGGGCGGGTAGCGCCCGCACCAGGCGCATGAAACGGCTGTTCGACAACGATCAGGGCCCGCGGCCGTGGTGTCCGGGTGAGGGTATAGGCCAGGGCGATAAAACCGCCCAGCGAGTGACCCAGCAGGACCGGCCTGTCCGGATCCAGGGCGGTGATCAGGCCGTGCAGGTCGGCGACATAGTCGTCGATTTCGTACGCTCCCGGGCCGGCCCAGTCCGTGTCGCCGTGGCCGCGCAGGTCGGGCGCCAGCACCCGGTAGCGGTGGCTGAGGACGGGTGCAATATGATCCCACCAGTGGGCGTGGGCAGCTCCGCCGTGGAGCAGGATCAGCGGCGGCCGGCCCAACTGGCCCCAGGCCA from Desulfurellaceae bacterium encodes:
- a CDS encoding alpha/beta fold hydrolase — its product is MTPTRHFIRLGRLSVHYLAWGQLGRPPLILLHGGAAHAHWWDHIAPVLSHRYRVLAPDLRGHGDTDWAGPGAYEIDDYVADLHGLITALDPDRPVLLGHSLGGFIALAYTLTRTPRPRALIVVEQPFHAPGAGATRPELPGRRRVAEAVSPAADRQPPPARAVPGDCQAQRPSRAGRAAQAEERPGGTA